In Halobacteriovorax marinus SJ, the following proteins share a genomic window:
- a CDS encoding Hpt domain-containing protein, translated as MESFTVEIDIDLEDIVPGFLENRRNDIVDLESFYEKREYLELERIGHKVSGSSGGYGFHQLGKIAKAIELVAQEKKDDELSKLIDDFKSYVENVQVSFVKVG; from the coding sequence GTGGAATCTTTTACTGTAGAAATTGATATTGATCTCGAAGATATCGTACCTGGCTTTCTGGAGAATAGAAGAAACGATATCGTAGATCTAGAATCCTTTTATGAAAAAAGGGAGTATCTTGAACTTGAGAGAATTGGACACAAAGTTAGCGGTAGTTCAGGCGGCTATGGTTTTCATCAACTTGGAAAGATTGCAAAAGCAATTGAGCTCGTTGCCCAAGAAAAGAAAGATGATGAGCTCAGCAAATTAATCGATGATTTTAAGAGCTATGTAGAAAACGTTCAAGTATCTTTTGTAAAGGTAGGTTAA
- a CDS encoding response regulator, which produces MDLKFIVIDDSAEMVALLNKFIENCQLGHGHSFENEFEAMDFVSVNKADVLIIDVNLKHINGFKLGDMLREMLKIELPIIYISSNDLYLKEFYDSDQRNTYFMNKPFDKETFESVIKKMTNTN; this is translated from the coding sequence ATGGATTTAAAGTTTATTGTTATAGATGATTCCGCTGAAATGGTCGCTCTTTTAAATAAGTTCATTGAAAATTGTCAGCTAGGTCATGGTCACTCTTTTGAGAATGAGTTTGAGGCCATGGATTTCGTCTCAGTAAATAAGGCGGACGTACTTATTATTGATGTAAATTTAAAACATATAAATGGCTTTAAGTTGGGTGATATGCTTAGAGAGATGCTCAAAATTGAATTACCAATCATCTATATTTCGTCCAATGATCTCTATTTGAAAGAGTTCTATGATTCAGATCAAAGAAATACTTACTTTATGAATAAGCCTTTTGATAAGGAAACTTTTGAATCTGTAATAAAGAAAATGACCAATACGAATTAG
- a CDS encoding response regulator transcription factor: MDKKKILTIDDDRDINVFLKDILAAEEYFVRTTLTAPEFFEEFNKFIPDLCIIDLNLEASKGAGYEILRAIRKKFGNQIKIVIVSRRFAEEDIQKGLDLGADDYITKPLDKTTVQCKINAVLGDMYKESSSLPYFAVPATARESYIELDLDVTSLYEEGATFKSYNFISKGNKIRMSGELFKRLSGRDFVYATIESCTREEDSIGYLISVKFDFDDEELMKNIRKFLLKIPISQD; the protein is encoded by the coding sequence TTGGATAAGAAGAAAATACTCACCATTGATGATGATAGAGATATCAATGTCTTTTTAAAAGATATCCTTGCTGCTGAGGAATACTTTGTGAGAACGACTCTTACGGCTCCAGAGTTCTTTGAAGAATTTAATAAATTCATTCCAGATCTTTGTATTATTGACTTAAACTTAGAAGCTTCTAAGGGTGCTGGTTATGAGATCCTTAGGGCCATAAGAAAGAAGTTTGGTAATCAAATTAAAATTGTCATTGTCTCCAGAAGGTTTGCAGAAGAAGATATTCAAAAAGGTCTCGATTTAGGAGCAGACGACTACATAACTAAGCCTTTAGATAAGACTACTGTTCAGTGTAAGATAAATGCTGTTCTCGGAGATATGTATAAAGAGTCATCGTCTCTTCCCTATTTTGCCGTTCCTGCCACCGCCAGAGAGTCCTACATAGAGTTAGACCTAGATGTCACCTCACTCTATGAAGAAGGAGCGACCTTTAAATCCTATAATTTTATTTCAAAGGGAAACAAAATTAGAATGAGTGGAGAGCTCTTTAAGCGACTGTCAGGAAGGGACTTTGTCTACGCCACTATTGAATCCTGCACTAGGGAAGAAGACTCTATCGGCTATTTGATTAGTGTTAAATTTGATTTTGACGATGAAGAGTTGATGAAAAATATTAGAAAATTTCTCTTAAAAATACCTATCTCACAAGACTAA
- a CDS encoding response regulator — translation MNIVIIKHRDFSTERIQETFSSKGYTVYSFANRDEVTDFVEHKCSNLFLLPADEHGYEIAKMIRSSRVIDYNLSATPILFLGDTDDITKRVESISCGGNDFVERTNLAKIIKISRNLLEPDLVWKGAKIVVVEDDRTSARIVSSYVENMGSVVNWFESGDECLKYLSTDTADLLLVDYLMPKMNGAELTKKIRNELGLKELPIIFTSSTLEKEEILEFYRSGGNDYISKPYLKEELYTKMKLQLESSQNTRSLNVYIEELKNLSNVKDQFLAVCSHDLKTPLNSIIGYSDVLKEDAQVDDESREYIEIINHASRDLLTLVNDILSCTEVHLNGEIELEEIELVKVVEYILKQVKGTSRKEFEYKLTIDTKKPIIRGNLAMLRRVFSNIYSNAHKFTPTGGKIETRIWEEGDFIKCSISDSGIGIPEEHLEKLFYRMSGVGREGLEGQKSTGLGLSIVKDIMEKHGGRVDVESEEDFGTTFILSFLNGR, via the coding sequence ATGAATATTGTAATTATCAAACACAGAGACTTTTCAACTGAGCGTATCCAAGAGACTTTCTCTAGCAAAGGATATACCGTCTACTCATTTGCCAATAGGGATGAAGTAACTGATTTTGTTGAACATAAATGTTCCAATCTTTTTCTTCTTCCTGCCGACGAACACGGATATGAAATTGCGAAGATGATTAGAAGCTCTAGAGTTATAGATTACAATCTATCTGCAACGCCAATTCTTTTTCTCGGTGATACTGATGACATTACAAAGAGAGTGGAATCAATCTCTTGTGGAGGTAATGATTTTGTTGAAAGAACCAACCTTGCAAAAATTATCAAAATTTCAAGAAATCTCTTAGAGCCCGATCTTGTATGGAAAGGTGCAAAGATTGTTGTAGTTGAAGATGATAGAACTTCTGCCAGAATTGTTTCTTCATATGTTGAGAATATGGGCTCAGTTGTGAATTGGTTTGAATCTGGAGATGAATGTTTAAAGTACTTATCTACTGATACTGCTGATCTACTTCTTGTCGATTACTTAATGCCAAAAATGAATGGTGCTGAATTAACTAAGAAGATTAGGAATGAACTAGGGCTGAAAGAGCTCCCTATCATTTTCACTTCTTCTACACTGGAGAAAGAAGAGATATTAGAATTTTATCGCAGTGGTGGTAACGACTATATTTCTAAGCCTTATTTAAAAGAAGAGCTTTATACAAAGATGAAGCTTCAACTCGAGAGTTCTCAAAATACGAGGTCTTTAAACGTCTATATTGAAGAGCTGAAGAACTTAAGTAATGTCAAAGATCAATTCCTTGCCGTATGTTCGCACGACTTGAAGACGCCGCTAAACTCTATTATTGGCTACTCCGATGTTTTAAAAGAAGATGCTCAAGTTGATGATGAGTCTAGAGAGTATATTGAAATTATTAATCATGCCTCTAGGGATTTACTCACTCTCGTAAATGATATTTTATCTTGCACTGAAGTTCATTTAAATGGAGAAATTGAACTAGAGGAAATAGAGCTAGTAAAAGTTGTTGAGTATATTTTAAAGCAAGTTAAAGGGACGTCCCGTAAAGAGTTTGAATATAAACTCACAATTGATACTAAGAAGCCTATCATTCGTGGCAATCTAGCAATGCTTCGAAGGGTGTTTTCAAATATTTATTCTAATGCTCACAAATTTACACCAACTGGTGGTAAGATTGAGACTCGAATTTGGGAAGAGGGTGACTTTATAAAATGTAGTATCTCAGATTCAGGTATTGGAATCCCCGAGGAACATTTAGAGAAATTATTTTATAGAATGTCTGGTGTTGGCCGTGAAGGTCTAGAGGGGCAAAAGAGTACAGGACTTGGTCTTTCCATCGTAAAAGATATTATGGAAAAACACGGTGGAAGAGTTGATGTCGAAAGTGAAGAAGATTTTGGGACAACTTTTATTTTATCTTTTTTAAACGGTAGGTAG
- a CDS encoding response regulator has protein sequence MKETKKYILVVDDDLDILVFCEKILSNIGVVVLKATNTEDALKKILEYAPHMVLLDINLENEAGFKLLDSLKEREILQYLKIYMISSEKSKESILLSKKYGVQGYLIKPLSNNTLVNTVKRFSKESALPTYTPVDESKLAKVYVPAEIIKFNEISFVLRSRVKFMTKENIEIESQFFRDMNIKKGHMKIYQKSRDINPGIYDTVMQMIGLPEKILQSIRKRQKRRI, from the coding sequence TTGAAGGAAACGAAGAAATACATTCTCGTTGTTGATGACGATCTAGATATTCTCGTATTCTGTGAAAAGATTCTCTCCAATATAGGAGTGGTTGTACTAAAGGCAACAAATACTGAAGATGCCCTTAAGAAAATTCTTGAGTATGCTCCTCATATGGTTCTCCTTGATATTAATCTTGAAAACGAGGCAGGATTTAAATTACTGGACTCATTAAAAGAGAGAGAGATTCTACAATATTTAAAAATTTATATGATCTCTAGTGAGAAGTCTAAAGAGTCCATTCTCCTCTCAAAGAAATATGGCGTGCAAGGGTATTTAATTAAACCTCTAAGTAACAATACTTTGGTGAATACTGTAAAAAGGTTTTCCAAAGAAAGTGCACTCCCCACCTATACACCAGTTGATGAATCCAAGCTCGCAAAGGTTTATGTTCCTGCTGAAATTATAAAGTTTAATGAAATATCTTTCGTACTAAGATCAAGAGTTAAGTTCATGACTAAGGAGAATATAGAAATAGAGAGCCAGTTCTTTAGAGATATGAATATAAAGAAAGGTCATATGAAAATTTATCAGAAATCGAGGGATATTAACCCAGGAATTTATGATACTGTTATGCAAATGATTGGACTTCCCGAAAAAATTCTTCAATCAATTAGAAAACGTCAAAAGAGAAGGATCTAG
- a CDS encoding response regulator produces the protein MRILLLDDSVDNLNLLKIYAKKSQDDFTMVSKPDEAMSLLQQECFDLFFLDIQMPGKDGFEVLESVRDIKNGKELFVCALTAHTSKDEVEKIQKSSFDDYLKKPILREDFLNYIEKYSVKAAG, from the coding sequence ATGAGAATTTTACTTTTAGATGACAGTGTAGATAATCTCAATTTACTTAAGATATACGCTAAGAAGTCTCAAGATGATTTTACGATGGTTTCAAAGCCAGACGAGGCAATGTCCCTTCTTCAGCAAGAATGTTTTGATCTCTTCTTTCTAGATATTCAGATGCCCGGTAAAGATGGCTTTGAAGTCTTAGAAAGTGTCCGTGATATTAAAAATGGAAAGGAGCTCTTTGTTTGTGCTCTAACTGCTCATACTTCTAAAGATGAAGTAGAGAAGATTCAAAAATCATCATTTGATGACTATCTTAAAAAGCCGATTCTTAGGGAAGATTTCTTAAATTATATCGAAAAGTATTCTGTTAAAGCGGCAGGTTAA